One Natronorubrum halophilum genomic window, CGAGCGACTCGAGCGCGTCCTCGACGTCCGGTCCGAACCGGCAGTTGACGGCAAAGCGCAGGTCCGGGTGGAACTCGCGGGCCGACAGCAGGAATCGAGCCATGTGACTCGAGGCACCGAATCGGACGCCGCGGTTCGGCTGGACGCCGGAGAGGGTACGGGTGATTCGGCCCTCGACGGCCGCCGTCTCCCCGACGGACTCGGCATGAGGCGTCGCGCCGACGACGTTCATCCCGACCTCGGGAACGAGTACGGAGACGTCGCGCTCGACGAATCGGTCGACGATAGCCTGGACGTCCTCGGCGGCGAGATTTCGACCGGCCTCGTTTCGCAGGTCGACGGCGTGGTTGACCGCGCCGTGGCCCCGACCCACGTCGTAGTGGTATCGCACCGCCCGCGCGAGGAAGTCCGTCGCGCCTTCGACCGCCGTCTCGAGCGAGTCGCCCGTCGCGAGTCGAGCCGTAATCGCCGCGGCCAGCGTACAGCCGGAGCCGTGGGTCGCCTCGGTGTCGATCCGCGGGTGTTCGAACGTCCGAACTCCGTCCTCGGTGACGAGCACGTCCCTAACGTGGTCGCCCGGAATATGTCCGCCCTTCACCAACACCGCGTCGACGCCCGTCTCGAGGATCGCCGCGCCGGCTTCGCGGGCGCTCTCCTCGTCGACGACCGCGATATCGGTCAGCACCTCGGCCTCGTCGGCGTTGGGCGTCGCCAGCGTCGCCTCGCCGAGCAGGTCCTCGTAGGCGCGTTCGGCTTCCGGCTCGAGCAGGCGGTCGCCGGAGGTCGCGACCATCACGGGGTCGACGACCAGCGGAAAGTCGAACGCGCCGGCGCGGTCGGCGACGAACTGAACGATTTCCGTCGTCGCGAGCATTCCCGTCTTCGCGGCCCCGACGTCGAAATCGCTCGTGACCGCCTCGAGTTGGGCCCGGATCTCCTCGAGCGGCAGGACGAACGAGGACTCGACGCCGCGGGTGTGTTGGGCGGTGACGGCGGTGATCGCGGACGTCCCGAAGACGCCGTGGGCGGTCATCGTCGCGAGGTCGGCCTGGATCCCGGCCCCGCCGCCGGAGTCACTGCCGGCGATCGTCAGTCCGACCGGGCGGCTGTCGGGTGCTGGCGTTCTCATGTAAGTGTGTATTTCCCGGTTATACTAAGCGGTCATGGTCAGCGAACCTGAGACTCGCGTGGGTATCGATTTCTGCCAGATTTTCCACGCCTGCTGCGGCGGCGCGTGCTGTGTCGCGGTGAGTGATATACGAACCGCGACGCAGATTCGCGCGAGGGGTGAGCGAACGACTGCGGAGTGAGCGATATTCACTCGCTCATCCACAGGAAGACGCGGAGCGTCTTCCACGCTGTCACTCACTTCGTTCGCGACAACCTCGCGCGGTATCGAGCGCGACTCGCTAGATCGCTCGTCGCGGCTCCGCACGCGCCACCGCAGAGAAACGGAACACCGCTTTTTGGGCCCTCGAGCACCCGAATATTCGATCACGGGCGAACGACGGCACGAACCAAACTCACGCTACTCGGTCGCCGCGTCGGCTAACTCGGCGTACGCTCGCCACGACGGATCGACGCTCGGGTGCTCGAGTCGCTCGCCGTCGACGACCACCCCCTCGTCGACCTCATCGCCAGCCTCGACGCGGCCGATTTCGGCGACGACGGTGCCCCGCTCCTCGAGTGCGCTGTAAACGTCGTCGACGCCCGCGGGATCGACCGCGATGAGCAGCGATCCGCTGCTGGTCGCCGCCCAGGGATCCATCTCGAGGGCCACACAGACCTCCCGAACGCCGGGGCGCATCGGAACGGCGTCGCCGTCGATCGAGAATCGAGCCTCCGCCCC contains:
- the thiD gene encoding bifunctional hydroxymethylpyrimidine kinase/phosphomethylpyrimidine kinase, with amino-acid sequence MRTPAPDSRPVGLTIAGSDSGGGAGIQADLATMTAHGVFGTSAITAVTAQHTRGVESSFVLPLEEIRAQLEAVTSDFDVGAAKTGMLATTEIVQFVADRAGAFDFPLVVDPVMVATSGDRLLEPEAERAYEDLLGEATLATPNADEAEVLTDIAVVDEESAREAGAAILETGVDAVLVKGGHIPGDHVRDVLVTEDGVRTFEHPRIDTEATHGSGCTLAAAITARLATGDSLETAVEGATDFLARAVRYHYDVGRGHGAVNHAVDLRNEAGRNLAAEDVQAIVDRFVERDVSVLVPEVGMNVVGATPHAESVGETAAVEGRITRTLSGVQPNRGVRFGASSHMARFLLSAREFHPDLRFAVNCRFGPDVEDALESLEWSLAEYDRAEEPAAVKETEGSTMGWGARQAFGDREEPPEAVIDRGDVGKEAMTKLVASDPETLADRVLALEDELGTDAALEGEGRP